Genomic DNA from Comamonas resistens:
AGCGCTTGCCCTTATATACAGTCCACGCGTCCGCGCAGCGCTGCAGCGCCTCGACTGCACGCAGCTGTGCAGGATCGCTTTTGAAACCCTTGGCAGCCAGTTCTGCCTCATAGGCCTGTCTTACGTTCACCGTCTTGTCTCCAGATGCTCAAAAAACAATAGCTGCTAGCGCTTATCTATCAAGCGTTAGCAGCCATTTTTATCTGAATTTCAAAAGAAGCTTCAGCTTGCGCGCCGGCACATCACAGCCATGTCATAAACCTGCGCGCAAGGCTGAAAAAACTTAGAAATTCAGCGTGCGCTTGTCCACGGCCAGGGCAGCTTCCTTGGTGGATTCGGACAGCGAGGGGTGAGCATGGCAGATGCGGGCGATGTCTTCGCTCGATGCCTTGAACTCCATGGCCACCACGGCTTCGGAGATCAGCTCGGACACCATGGGGCCGACCATATGGACGCCCAGGATTTCGTCGGTCTCGGCATCCGACACGAACTTGACCATACCCGTGGTATCGCCCAGAGCGCGTGCGCGGCCATTGGCCAGGAAGGGGAAGGAGCCGGCCTTGTACTTCACGCCATCGGCCTTGAGCTGCTGCTCGGTGCGGCCCACCCATGCCACTTCGGGGCTGGTGTAGATCACGAAGGGGATGGTGTTGAAGTTCACATGACCGTGCTGGCCGGCAATGCGCTCGGCCACGGCCACGGCTTCTTCCTCGGCCTTGTGCGCCAGCATGGGGCCACGCACCACGTCGCCCACCGCCCACACACCAGGCAGATTGGTCTTGCACAGATCGTCCACCACGATGGCACCGCGCTCGTCCAGAGCCAGGCCCACGGCTTCCACGTTCAGGCCGTTGGTGTTGGCGGTGCGGCCAATCGAGACGATCAGCTTGTCCACGTCCAGCGTCTGAGCTTCGCCCTTGGCATTGGTGTAGGCCACGGACACGCCCTTCTTGGAGGTCTTCACTTCGCCGACCTTCACGCCCAGCTCGATCTTCAGACCTTGCTTGTCGAAAGCCTTCTTGGCTTCCTTGGCGATCTGTTCGTCCACGGCGGGCAGGAACTTGTCCATGCCTTCGAGCACGGTCACTTCCGCACCCAGGCGGCGCCAGACCGAACCCATTTCCAGACCGATCACGCCGGAGCCGATCAGACCCAGCTTCTTGGGCACCTTGGCCAGATCCAGAGCACCGTCGTTGGACAGGATGAACTCCTCATCGAACGGCAGGCCGGGCAGCGCACGGGCGTTGGAGCCGGTGGCGATGATGATCTGCTTGCCGGTGATGACTTCCTCTTCCTTGCCTGCGACCTTGATGGCGTAGCCGCCTTCAACAGCCTTCTCGAAAGAACCGCGGCCGTGGAAGAAAGTGACCTTGTTCTTCTTGAACAGGTAAAGGATGCCATCGTTGTTCTGCTTCACGATGCCTTGCTTGCGGGCAATCATCTTGGCCACGTCCATCTCGACCTTGCCGGTGGAGATGCCATGGTCGGCAAAGTGCAGCTTGGCATGCTCGAAATGCTCGGAAGACTGCAGCAGCGCCTTGGAGGGAATGCAACCCACGTTGGTGCAGGTGCCGCCAGGAGCAGCGCCACCGGCGGCGTTCTTCCACTCGTCGATACAGGCGACGTTGAAACCCAGTTGTGCTGCGCGGATGGCAGCGATGTAGCCGCCGGGGCCGGCGCCGATCACGACGACATCAAATTGCTTGCTCATGATTCAAATCTCTTGTGTTTGGTGCTTTAAAAAACCCACCACAGGGCTGCGTGGCCAAGGGTGGGTTTACTGCTTGATCGTTAAGGACTCTTGAAGTGGGCGGGGCCGAAAATCAGCAGCCACCCAGCAAGGGCCGTCCCGCAGCGCAGGTGGCGTCCCCCTTCCCGAATTGCAACGCAATTCGAGAGAAGGGGGAAGGCGCGCAGCGCCACAGGGGGTTGATCACAGATCGAACAGCAGGCGCGAAGGATCTTCCAGCGCATCCTTCATGGCCACCAGGCTCAGTACGGCTTCGCGGCCGTCGATGATGCGGTGGTCATAGGACATGGCCAGGTAGTTCATCGGACGGATCACGATCTGACCGTTTTCGACCACGGCGCGGTCCTTGGTGGCGTGCACACCCAGGATGGCGGACTGAGGGGGGTTGATGATGGGGGTGGACATCATCGAGCCGAAGGTACCGCCATTGGAGATCGAGAAGGTACCGCCGGTCATTTCTTCAATGCCCAGCTTGCCTTCCTTGGCCTTCTGACCGAACTCGGCAATCTTCTTTTCGATGTCGGCGAAGCTCATCTGGTCTGCATTGCGCAGGATGGGCACCACCAGACCGCGAGGCGAGCTCACGGCGATACCGATGTCGAAGTAGCCGTGGTAGACGATGTCGTTGCCGTCGATCGAGGCGTTCACGGCGGGGAACTTCTTCAGGGCATGCACGGCAGCCTTGACGAAGAAGGACATGAAACCCAGCTTCACGCCATGTTCCTTGGTGAACTGGTCCTGGAACTTCTTGCGCAGTTCCATCACGGGAGCCATGTTCACTTCGTTGAACGTGGTCAGGATGGCATTGGTCGCTTGCGACTGCAGCAGACGCTCGGCGATACGGGCACGCAGACGTGTCATGGGCACGCGCTGCTCGGGACGGTCGCCCAGCTCTTCCTTAGAAGCGGGAGCTGCCACCTGGGGCAGAGCCACCTTGGGAGCGCCGGTGGGGATGACAGCGCCAGCCTTGATGGCGGACAGTGCGTCACCCTTGGTCACGCGGCCGTCCTTGCCCGTGCCTGCCACATTGGCAGCGGACAGGTTGTTGTCGGCCAGGATCTTGGCGGCAGCGGGCATGGCCACGCCGCTCTTGTCGGCACCGGCGGGAGCTGCAGCAACTGGCGCTGCGGCAGGAGCCGAGGCGGCGGCTGCGGGGGCAGCAGCAGGAGCTGCGGCACCAGCGACGGCTTCGGAGTCGATCTTGGCGATGACTTGCTCTGCAGCCACGGTGGCACCGTCGCCTTGCAGGATTTCGGTGATCACGCCAGCCGAGGGAGCTGGCACTTCGAGCACGACCTTGTCGGTTTCGATTTCGATGAGGATTTCATCGACCGCCACAGCCTCGCCAACCTTCTTCTTCCAGGTCAGCATGGTGGCTTCGGTAATGGACTCGGACAGCTGGGGAACTTTGACTTCAACGATAGCCATTTTGATTCTTTCCAAAAAGTGTTTTGTCTGATACGTGTGCGAACGTAGATAAAGGGGTTACGGCCTTACTTGGTCAGGACAAAACCCTTGAGTTTGGCGAATGCGCCTTCCACCAGTGCCTTTTGTTGCTCTTGGTGCAGATGCGAGTAGCCCACCGCTGGCGAAGCGGACGCAGCGCGGCCCGAATAGCCCAGCTTCTGGCCTTCACGCATGTTCTCGTGGATATTGTGCTGGATGAAGAACCAGGCGCCCTGGTTCTGTGGCTCGTCCTGGCACCACACGATTTCAGTTGCGTTGGCGAATTTTTTCACTTCGGCCGCAAAAGCCTTGTGCGGGAAAGGATACAGCTGCTCGACGCGGATGATGGCGACGTCCTTGCTTTCCTTCTCGGCACGCTTCTTGACCAGGTCGTAGTACACCTTGCCAGAGCAGGCAATGATGCGCTTGACCTTGGCAGCGTTCTTGACCACAGCTTCGTCCTGCTCGGGAATCACGGTCTGGAAACCGCCAGAGGTGAACTCGGACAGCGGCGAGGTCGCATCCTTGTTGCGCAGCAGCGACTTGGGCGTGAAGATGACCAGAGGCTTGCGCAGGGGGCGAACCATCTGACGACGCAGCACGTGGAAGATCTGGCTGGCGGTAGTGGGCTGCACGATCTGCATGTTGGCGTCGGCGGCCAGCTGCATGAAGCGCTCCAGACGCGCCGAGCTGTGCTCGGGGCCCTGGCCTTCATAGCCGTGAGGCAGCATCAGTGTCAGGCCATTGATGCGGCCCCACTTCACTTCACCGGAGGCGATGAACTGGTCGATCACGACCTGGGCACCGTTGGCAAAGTCACCGAACTGGGCTTCCCAGATCACCAGGGTGTTGGGATCGTTGGAGGCATAGCCGTATTCAAAGCCCAGCACCGCCTCTTCGGACAGGATGGAGTCGATCACGACAAACGGAGCCTGGTTGTCGGCCACGTTCTGCAGGGGGATGTAAGTGCCTTCGTCCCACTTTTCACGCTTTTGATCGTGAATCACGGCATGACGGTGCGTGAAGGTGCCGCGACCGGAGTCTTCACCCGACAGGCGCACGGGATAGCCCGATGCCACCAGAGAGCCCAGAGCCATGGTCTCACCCATGCCCCAGTCCACGTTCACATCGCCACGGCCCATGGCAGCGCGGTCGTCATAGACCTTCTTAACCAGAGCGTGAGGGTTGACGGTTGCGGGTAGCGTGGTGATCTTTTCGGCCAGACGCTTCCACTCGGTCAAGGGAATAGCGGTGTCGCCGGCATCGGTCCAGGCCTTGCCAATGAAGGGGCTCCAGTCCACCG
This window encodes:
- the lpdA gene encoding dihydrolipoyl dehydrogenase; its protein translation is MSKQFDVVVIGAGPGGYIAAIRAAQLGFNVACIDEWKNAAGGAAPGGTCTNVGCIPSKALLQSSEHFEHAKLHFADHGISTGKVEMDVAKMIARKQGIVKQNNDGILYLFKKNKVTFFHGRGSFEKAVEGGYAIKVAGKEEEVITGKQIIIATGSNARALPGLPFDEEFILSNDGALDLAKVPKKLGLIGSGVIGLEMGSVWRRLGAEVTVLEGMDKFLPAVDEQIAKEAKKAFDKQGLKIELGVKVGEVKTSKKGVSVAYTNAKGEAQTLDVDKLIVSIGRTANTNGLNVEAVGLALDERGAIVVDDLCKTNLPGVWAVGDVVRGPMLAHKAEEEAVAVAERIAGQHGHVNFNTIPFVIYTSPEVAWVGRTEQQLKADGVKYKAGSFPFLANGRARALGDTTGMVKFVSDAETDEILGVHMVGPMVSELISEAVVAMEFKASSEDIARICHAHPSLSESTKEAALAVDKRTLNF
- the odhB gene encoding 2-oxoglutarate dehydrogenase complex dihydrolipoyllysine-residue succinyltransferase produces the protein MAIVEVKVPQLSESITEATMLTWKKKVGEAVAVDEILIEIETDKVVLEVPAPSAGVITEILQGDGATVAAEQVIAKIDSEAVAGAAAPAAAPAAAASAPAAAPVAAAPAGADKSGVAMPAAAKILADNNLSAANVAGTGKDGRVTKGDALSAIKAGAVIPTGAPKVALPQVAAPASKEELGDRPEQRVPMTRLRARIAERLLQSQATNAILTTFNEVNMAPVMELRKKFQDQFTKEHGVKLGFMSFFVKAAVHALKKFPAVNASIDGNDIVYHGYFDIGIAVSSPRGLVVPILRNADQMSFADIEKKIAEFGQKAKEGKLGIEEMTGGTFSISNGGTFGSMMSTPIINPPQSAILGVHATKDRAVVENGQIVIRPMNYLAMSYDHRIIDGREAVLSLVAMKDALEDPSRLLFDL